One window of the Entelurus aequoreus isolate RoL-2023_Sb linkage group LG18, RoL_Eaeq_v1.1, whole genome shotgun sequence genome contains the following:
- the LOC133633609 gene encoding fibroblast growth factor-binding protein 1-like, whose translation MLKTLLTLMSLLALASGVKRRGPGASPLVAGRGRFHLHGTMNCTWVARESSPDSVRVSVKCEDPVARVQGGETDMECAYDGKPQICPAYRSKRKGFWRQMGRSFKKLGADMCKDENAVVSASMCKRAPRDAHFKLDIGSSVIGAQSGGMDLPPPAPFLPTPCPETRRRAEEYCSSSLANVCAFFLMMMQNDDC comes from the coding sequence ATGCTGAAGACTCTGCTGACGCTCATGTCCCTCCTGGCTCTGGCCTCCGGGGTCAAGAGACGCGGCCCCGGGGCATCTCCGTTGGTGGCCGGCCGGGGGAGGTTCCACCTCCACGGCACCATGAACTGCACCTGGGTGGCCCGGGAGAGCAGCCCAGACTCTGTGAGGGTGTCGGTGAAGTGCGAGGACCCTGTGGCGCGTGTCCAAGGTGGGGAGACCGACATGGAGTGCGCCTACGACGGCAAGCCGCAGATCTGCCCGGCCTACCGCTCCAAACGCAAGGGCTTCTGGAGGCAGATGGGGCGCTCCTTCAAGAAGCTCGGGGCGGACATGTGCAAGGATGAGAATGCGGTGGTGAGTGCGAGCATGTGCAAGCGAGCTCCCCGCGACGCTCACTTCAAGCTGGACATCGGGAGCTCTGTCATCGGCGCACAGTCCGGAGGTATGGATCTCCCGCCCCCCGCCCCGTTCCTACCCACGCCCTGCCCTGAGACCAGGAGGCGGGCGGAGGAGTACTGCAGCAGCTCCTTGGCCAACGTGTGCGCCTTCTTTTTGATGATGATGCAGAATGACGACTGTTAG
- the fgfbp2b gene encoding fibroblast growth factor-binding protein 2b codes for MKPRALLLLLAAVVCVSNAQTNNSVNDNNKQRSIWDEPIRFSTKSKDSCTMVVSGAGDYTRLRVTCKGPSQGQTAGRSYYCDFQGKPNLCRAYSLNPRHYFTQMMWDLRKLSHACQGAKIYRPSMCKKHPDEVQMSFLAAWPRTASPKPSKPVQESPRKPAAPAQAKPAATQKPVRPQPVKPQPGKIPQTRKTTPKPAKTTARPSEVPESKSSRMASEYCWKSFHGICSYVIGWFQN; via the coding sequence ATGAAGCCCCGAGCGCTTCTCCTCCTGCTGGCGGCCGTCGTTTGCGTGTCCAACGCTCAGACGAACAACAGCGTCAACGACAACAACAAGCAGCGTAGCATTTGGGACGAGCCCATCCGCTTCAGCACCAAATCCAAGGATTCGTGCACCATGGTGGTGTCGGGGGCCGGGGACTACACCCGCTTGCGCGTGACCTGCAAAGGCCCCAGCCAGGGTCAGACGGCGGGGCGTTCCTACTACTGCGACTTCCAGGGGAAGCCCAACCTGTGCCGTGCTTACAGCCTCAACCCTCGCCACTACTTCACCCAGATGATGTGGGACCTCAGGAAACTCAGCCACGCCTGCCAGGGCGCCAAAATCTACCGGCCGTCGATGTGCAAGAAACACCCCGACGAGGTCCAGATGAGCTTCCTGGCCGCCTGGCCCAGGACCGCCAGCCCAAAACCCTCCAAGCCCGTCCAGGAGTCGCCGCGCAAACCGGCGGCACCCGCCCAGGCCAAGCCCGCCGCTACCCAGAAGCCGGTCAGGCCTCAGCCCGTCAAGCCCCAGCCGGGAAAGATCCCCCAGACCAGGAAGACCACCCCCAAGCCTGCAAAGACCACCGCACGTCCCAGCGAGGTGCCTGAATCCAAATCTTCCCGCATGGCCTCGGAGTACTGCTGGAAGAGCTTCCACGGCATCTGCTCCTACGTCATTGGCTGGTTCCAGAACTAA